GACGAGACTGCCAGCAAGTCGGCGAAAACTTTGTGCGGCTCCAATGTTCCTTTCAGATATTCATATCCGGATGAGCCGCCTGTTCCGATTTTCGTCCCAATCATCCGCTGCACCATCAGAGCATGATTGTAACGCCACGCCGTGAACTGTTCATCCATTTCGATCAATGCCGTGAGTAGTCGGAACGGCGGATGAAGAATCGGCTCATCATGATAGAGTGAGATGAACAATGCAGCCACCATCGCTTTGCGGGAAAGGCGGCGTTTGTTTTCCTTCATTAACGCATCGTGGGATTTGTCATCAAGCAACGCATTCAAATCCGTTTCAGAGACACGCAATTCCTGTCCCGAGCCGCGGACCGCCTTTTCGTATTCCCCCAAAAAATCAAAATCATGAACCTCCAAAAACGGTGTCCGCTCAAGCCAATCTTGCACAACCTGAAAAAGAGAAGGCTCGATTTCTGATTGCAGAACGAGGCGTTGATGTTCCTCCGAAAGGTTCACAAAGTACGGCAAACCGGGTGTATATGTGTGACGATGAGTTGGACGGACGCCAATCCGATTCTCCACCAATCGAAATTGGTAGCTTTGAAACCCCGATGCAGGATACAGTACGTCCCGGAAATCAAGGAAGTCAAGCGCCGTCATCGTCTCAAGAACCCGGATTTGCCCGATGAGAAGTTTCTGGATTTCCGCAATGCGGTTCAGGCGGTGGACGGCAATATGAACCTGGCGTTCATCCACCTTGTTCGACCGAAATTCCCGAATGATTGCATCGAGTTCGAACAAGATTTGTTTGAACCACAACTCATACGCCTGATGGACGACGATGAACAGCATTTCGTCGTGCGCCTGAACGCCGTGCTTTGCGCTTTCAGGAAACTGGCTGTTGAGAAGCTTATCGAGTTGCAGGTAGTCGCCGTAATAGAGTGATGTTCGTTTCATGCTGTGCAAGATTCATGGTTGAGATTGGGGAGGTGCAGTAGGAAAAAGAAAGTCTGTGACAAAATCAAGAACGAACTTCGCTGAAATACATGCGACCGTCAATAAAAAGGGACTCGCAAGAGTCCCTTTTTGATCCACCTCATCATTCCGGAAGCTATTTCATGAGCAGAAGTTTCCGGGTTTCCACAAACGAGCCTGTCTGCAGTTTATACAGATACATGCCGCTTGCGAGACTTCCAGCGTCAAATCTTGCTTTGTACGAGCCTGCGTTGAGGTTTTCCGAAACCAGTTTCTGAACTTCCCTTCCGAGCAAATCGTACACGGTCAGCCTTACAAACTCACTCTTCGGAATTGCAAATTCGATTGTGGTTGTTGGATTGAACGGGTTAGGATAATTCTGCTTCAGAACATACACATCAGGAACTCCGGCATTTGTCGGGCGTACATCCGTCGGTGTTGCATTGTAGCGATCATAGAATAACTTCCGTTGTCCGCCATCTATGCCAACCCAAATCACGCCCACTTCGGCATCGACATCATAGTACTCGAACACTGTCGGAATATAGTCGTTTGGTGACCAAACGGGAGGATGGTCGCTCAAGCGAATCCGGCCGGAGACTGTTGTCGGGGCAGATTGGCGGAGAAAAGCGTACATGATCTTGTCGGTGTTGTTGTTTACAGTTGCGCCAAGACTGTCTGCATAGTAGATGAAATCCACACCGCCGCCCCCGATGGTGTAATTCCTGAAGTCAAACCAGTATTCGTCGATATTCGCATTCCCGGCAACGAGGAATGGAGCCCCGAACGTGACTCCCGCGTCCGTACTCACGCGCGCTTCAATATCCATTGAACCCGTGAGTCCCAGTGTATTAAACAACCACACCACATTGCCGAGTTTTACAGACCCGAATTCTGTTCGATAATTCGTGGTATCGATGTTGACATTCGTAAATCCCGCCGAAGCAATTGTACCCGGAGCGGTTTCTCGATAGCGGGCCTGACGGATAATGGAGCGAGCCGTATCGGCCTTCACAGGGCCGTAGTAGTTGATAATCATCGTGTCGGTCGCTACAGGGTTGAGGAACAGCCTTGGGAACGCGCCAGCAGATGAGAGAAAGATTCTCTGGGACCAGGTCTCTCCACCATTGGAGGAACACGCCGCACGGATATCATTGTTGTAGTTTGCATCCCAGAACAAGTACAGCCCCCCTGTACTGGAAGTGGCGACGTCGAAATCACGAATTCTGGTTGAATCGAGGACTCTGATTGTCGGCGTCTCCACATTCCAATATCGAACAACACCTTCTGCCAGATAGAACAGGTAGATCGAATCGTTTGCCGTACGAACCAGCTTCGTTTTGTTTACCCACCGGGCAGGTGAAATGGATGTAAACAGCGTCCACGTATCTCCAAAATTCGTCGTCTTGTATATCACCGTTGAACGGCCGGAA
This DNA window, taken from Bacteroidota bacterium, encodes the following:
- a CDS encoding tryptophan 2,3-dioxygenase, producing MKRTSLYYGDYLQLDKLLNSQFPESAKHGVQAHDEMLFIVVHQAYELWFKQILFELDAIIREFRSNKVDERQVHIAVHRLNRIAEIQKLLIGQIRVLETMTALDFLDFRDVLYPASGFQSYQFRLVENRIGVRPTHRHTYTPGLPYFVNLSEEHQRLVLQSEIEPSLFQVVQDWLERTPFLEVHDFDFLGEYEKAVRGSGQELRVSETDLNALLDDKSHDALMKENKRRLSRKAMVAALFISLYHDEPILHPPFRLLTALIEMDEQFTAWRYNHALMVQRMIGTKIGTGGSSGYEYLKGTLEPHKVFADLLAVSS
- a CDS encoding T9SS type A sorting domain-containing protein; this translates as MRLTLLAVAVLSLCLIALPSWSQEIDHSDRVVPILDGFTPVTTPQWGNDVLIVNSEPLGRPSAAGRSNGIAFVAVPDTTIVSGRSTVIYKTTNFGDTWTLFTSISPARWVNKTKLVRTANDSIYLFYLAEGVVRYWNVETPTIRVLDSTRIRDFDVATSSTGGLYLFWDANYNNDIRAACSSNGGETWSQRIFLSSAGAFPRLFLNPVATDTMIINYYGPVKADTARSIIRQARYRETAPGTIASAGFTNVNIDTTNYRTEFGSVKLGNVVWLFNTLGLTGSMDIEARVSTDAGVTFGAPFLVAGNANIDEYWFDFRNYTIGGGGVDFIYYADSLGATVNNNTDKIMYAFLRQSAPTTVSGRIRLSDHPPVWSPNDYIPTVFEYYDVDAEVGVIWVGIDGGQRKLFYDRYNATPTDVRPTNAGVPDVYVLKQNYPNPFNPTTTIEFAIPKSEFVRLTVYDLLGREVQKLVSENLNAGSYKARFDAGSLASGMYLYKLQTGSFVETRKLLLMK